One region of Chryseobacterium muglaense genomic DNA includes:
- a CDS encoding thioredoxin family protein yields the protein MKKTAILSFLFFAALAFAQGIKFEEGSNFKTILAKAKKENKLVFIDAYAVWCGPCKLMVKNIFPLKPVGDYYNANFVNAKIDMEKGEGIDLAKKFNVKVFPTYLFINGDGEEVHRTIGYVEEKDFIQFAMDAGDPSKRLTALKQKFEKGEKDPEFLLNLANLTIYNDTDFSNKVIERYFAGKPEFTRDNLGLLFQAMKSTEGAPYRIFTERKADILKMLPEQQYASMDKNVKVNTVMAKAYNATTKKLDEAYFLAETQKFMTKDEAENLLKRVKASRALKDKDFATYEKITIELNKDTSALSSDQLNSLAWNFFENITTKSSLETAVKWAQESVNKNENYANTDTLANLYNKIGDKKNAKIWAEKSLQLGKAAGEDTADTEKLLKTL from the coding sequence ATGAAAAAAACAGCAATATTATCATTCCTTTTCTTTGCAGCACTAGCATTTGCACAAGGAATTAAATTTGAAGAAGGCAGTAACTTCAAAACCATTTTAGCGAAAGCAAAAAAAGAAAATAAACTTGTTTTTATTGATGCTTACGCAGTTTGGTGTGGCCCATGCAAATTGATGGTGAAAAATATTTTCCCGTTAAAGCCTGTGGGTGATTACTATAACGCCAACTTTGTGAATGCGAAAATTGATATGGAAAAAGGCGAAGGAATTGACTTGGCAAAAAAATTCAATGTAAAAGTTTTCCCTACTTACCTTTTCATCAACGGTGACGGTGAAGAAGTGCACAGAACAATCGGTTATGTTGAAGAAAAAGATTTCATTCAGTTTGCTATGGATGCAGGTGACCCTAGTAAAAGATTGACTGCTTTGAAGCAAAAATTTGAAAAAGGAGAAAAAGACCCAGAGTTTTTATTAAACCTTGCTAATCTTACCATTTATAATGATACAGATTTCTCAAACAAAGTAATTGAACGTTATTTTGCAGGAAAACCAGAATTTACACGAGATAATTTAGGCCTTCTTTTTCAGGCAATGAAAAGTACCGAAGGTGCACCTTACAGAATTTTCACAGAAAGAAAAGCTGACATTTTGAAAATGCTTCCTGAGCAGCAATATGCTTCAATGGATAAAAATGTGAAAGTAAACACGGTTATGGCAAAAGCTTATAATGCGACCACTAAAAAACTGGATGAAGCTTATTTTCTTGCAGAAACTCAGAAATTCATGACTAAAGATGAAGCAGAAAACCTTTTGAAAAGAGTAAAAGCAAGCAGAGCCTTGAAAGATAAAGATTTTGCAACGTATGAAAAAATAACGATTGAGCTTAATAAAGATACTTCAGCATTAAGTTCAGACCAGCTTAATTCTTTAGCTTGGAATTTCTTTGAAAACATTACAACGAAATCTTCTCTTGAAACTGCAGTAAAATGGGCACAGGAATCTGTAAATAAGAATGAAAATTATGCAAACACAGATACTTTAGCAAATCTTTACAACAAAATTGGTGATAAGAAAAATGCTAAAATCTGGGCAGAAAAATCACTTCAGCTTGGAAAAGCAGCTGGTGAAGATACTGCAGACACAGAAAAACTGTTGAAGACTTTATAA
- the tssD gene encoding type VI secretion system tube protein TssD — protein MAANSRGILKFNGSEGQKLLKLNYSVSRSTDVSGRVASDPSNALIKLTIEATEKSEILESLLNGKYKPTSGEITFNKSHEEGTLITLNWENGYVIQHEVDFDAIDQNSMLISFVVSAEKINYGNSAYEGVWPGA, from the coding sequence ATGGCAGCAAATTCAAGAGGAATCTTAAAATTCAACGGAAGCGAAGGTCAAAAATTATTAAAATTGAACTACAGCGTTTCAAGATCTACAGACGTTTCAGGACGTGTAGCATCAGATCCTTCCAATGCACTTATCAAATTAACAATCGAAGCAACAGAAAAATCTGAAATCCTTGAATCATTATTAAACGGAAAATACAAACCAACTTCCGGTGAAATTACTTTCAACAAATCTCATGAAGAAGGAACTTTGATTACCTTAAACTGGGAGAACGGTTATGTTATCCAGCACGAAGTAGATTTTGATGCAATAGATCAAAACTCTATGTTGATTAGCTTTGTAGTAAGCGCAGAAAAAATCAACTACGGAAACTCTGCTTACGAAGGAGTTTGGCCGGGTGCATAA
- a CDS encoding type VI secretion system Vgr family protein — protein sequence MNTSEKNGGSVFRPSQNAAGISENHHTGINRLVKLSLVIEGKVIKYYKHFKLTQSSQKHHEFTLTLAHDTLGDRQTHTLEEANKFLGKRLTAVIAYKDIENSPERTFVGVITGVGFSQEKMSLGNIVLSGYSPTILLDGAPHIQSFGGNQAVNMGIIAEEVIKQGLDKSRFDIRIDTNDYSQIIYSSQYDETHYNYLARMAEAYGEQFYYDGEVLHFGKLPPQNQAIKLTYGSSANDIKVELKAVHTKPQFYGYNSNKNEVLKSGSTPIQHVGDLAKTAYQHNDAIYKTPSLRIAPIKATTHLDVEYSQKSTSGSEAVNVFNLSGSTTVPFLHPGCSVDIEMRKVDTNETSYFTRIMVTETTHEIDTIGHYTGSFAGIASDTGFLPKPEFTVPIAQPQIATVISNTDPEGQGRVQVRFDWQTNDTTHFIRMMSPDAGGTDQITQNRGYVAIPEVGDQVMVNFVHNHPDRPFVMGGMFHGGTALGGFADNRVKSIMTRSGHKVVFTEDESIIITDKSGNEIHLDTTGSNINITAPETMTLNCKNMFINVSENMTTSVGMDQSDTIGMNRTQSIGLNATQSVGAMKMTSVIGDTSMFITGKLTEIIEGDVHSETKKERNELSHEDIQFTSEKNITKNAQSEVKNNSGEVSKNH from the coding sequence ATGAATACCTCAGAAAAAAACGGAGGTTCCGTTTTCCGCCCCTCTCAGAATGCGGCAGGAATTTCAGAGAATCATCATACCGGAATCAACAGACTGGTAAAATTATCTTTGGTCATTGAAGGTAAGGTCATTAAGTATTACAAACATTTTAAGCTTACCCAAAGCTCACAAAAACATCATGAATTTACACTGACCTTAGCTCACGATACTTTAGGTGACCGCCAAACGCATACTTTAGAAGAAGCCAATAAATTTTTAGGCAAAAGATTAACTGCCGTTATTGCTTATAAAGACATTGAAAACAGTCCGGAACGCACTTTCGTTGGGGTTATTACGGGAGTTGGTTTCAGTCAGGAGAAAATGAGTTTGGGAAATATCGTTTTGTCGGGTTACAGTCCAACAATTTTATTGGATGGAGCACCTCATATTCAGAGCTTTGGTGGAAATCAGGCGGTGAATATGGGAATTATTGCTGAAGAAGTCATTAAGCAAGGTTTAGATAAAAGCCGTTTTGATATTAGAATTGACACCAATGATTATTCTCAAATTATTTATAGTAGTCAATACGACGAAACGCATTATAATTATCTGGCGAGAATGGCAGAAGCGTATGGCGAACAGTTTTATTACGACGGCGAGGTTCTTCATTTTGGAAAACTTCCACCACAAAACCAAGCGATTAAGTTAACTTATGGAAGCAGTGCCAACGATATAAAAGTAGAGTTGAAAGCGGTTCATACCAAACCACAATTTTATGGCTACAACAGCAATAAAAATGAAGTTTTAAAGTCGGGGTCAACACCTATTCAGCATGTTGGAGATTTAGCAAAAACAGCTTATCAGCACAACGATGCTATCTATAAAACTCCATCCCTGCGAATTGCTCCAATCAAAGCAACCACTCATTTGGATGTAGAATATTCACAAAAAAGCACTTCGGGAAGTGAAGCAGTGAATGTTTTTAATCTTTCAGGTTCTACCACCGTTCCATTTTTACATCCCGGATGCAGCGTAGATATTGAAATGCGAAAAGTTGATACGAATGAAACTTCTTATTTCACAAGAATCATGGTGACTGAAACCACTCATGAAATTGACACGATTGGTCATTACACCGGAAGCTTTGCAGGAATTGCATCAGACACAGGATTTTTACCAAAACCAGAATTTACAGTTCCTATCGCTCAACCACAAATTGCAACGGTCATTTCGAATACCGATCCCGAAGGACAGGGAAGGGTTCAGGTAAGATTTGATTGGCAAACAAATGACACAACTCATTTCATCCGAATGATGAGTCCCGATGCGGGAGGAACTGATCAGATTACTCAGAACAGGGGCTATGTAGCAATACCCGAAGTTGGTGATCAAGTGATGGTAAACTTTGTACACAATCATCCCGACCGACCGTTTGTAATGGGAGGAATGTTTCATGGGGGAACAGCTTTGGGTGGATTTGCAGATAACCGTGTAAAATCGATTATGACAAGAAGTGGGCATAAAGTGGTTTTCACAGAAGATGAAAGTATTATTATTACCGATAAATCGGGTAATGAAATTCATCTGGATACAACGGGAAGTAATATTAATATCACTGCACCGGAGACGATGACGCTCAATTGTAAGAATATGTTTATTAATGTCTCTGAAAACATGACAACAAGTGTAGGAATGGATCAGTCTGATACTATTGGAATGAATAGAACCCAAAGTATAGGATTAAACGCTACCCAAAGTGTAGGAGCTATGAAAATGACGTCTGTAATTGGAGATACAAGTATGTTTATTACAGGAAAATTGACGGAAATAATCGAAGGGGATGTGCATAGTGAAACGAAGAAGGAGAGAAATGAATTATCACATGAGGATATTCAGTTTACCTCGGAGAAAAATATTACAAAAAATGCACAATCTGAAGTGAAAAACAATAGCGGAGAAGTAAGTAAAAACCATTAA
- a CDS encoding type VI secretion system Vgr family protein, protein MNTSEKNGGSVFRPSQNAAGISENHHTGINRLVKLSLVIEGKVIKYYKHFKLSQSSQKHHEFTLTLAHDTLGDRQTHTLEDANKFLGKRLTAVISYKDIENSPERTFVGVITGVGFSQERMSLGNIVLSGYSPTILLDGAPHIQSFGGSQAVNMGIIAEEVIKQGLDKSRFDIRIDTNDYSQIIYSSQYDETHYNYLARMAEAYGEQFYYDGEVLHFGKLPPQNQAIKLIYGSSANDIKVELKAVHTKPQFYGYNSNRNEVLKSGSTPIQHVGDLAKTAYQHNDTIYKTPSLQVAPIKATTHLDVEYSQKSTSGSEAVNVFNLSGSTTVPFLHPGCSVDIEMRKPDTNETSYFTRIMVTETTHEIDTIGHYTGSFAGIASDTGFLPKPEFTVPIAQPQIATVISNTDPEGQGRVQVRFDWQTNDTTHFIRMMSPDAGGTDQITQNRGYVAIPEVGDQVMVNFVHNHPDRPFVMGGMFHGGTALGGFADNRVKSIMTRSGHKVVFTEDESIIITDKSGNEIHLDTTGSNINITAPETMTLNCKNMFINVSESMTSSIGNNQSTTVGQNQSNTVGMNITEIAGANIWQNATLDYSLNATNIMKTATENYTYEANDIHKNATEGIEVAASKDYVQNSEQTVHNLSGEKGYNA, encoded by the coding sequence ATGAATACCTCAGAAAAAAACGGAGGTTCCGTTTTCCGCCCCTCTCAGAATGCGGCAGGAATTTCAGAGAATCATCATACCGGGATCAACAGACTGGTAAAATTATCTTTGGTTATTGAAGGTAAGGTAATCAAATATTACAAACACTTCAAGCTATCCCAAAGCTCACAAAAGCACCACGAATTTACGCTGACCTTAGCTCACGATACTTTAGGCGACCGCCAAACTCATACTTTAGAAGATGCCAATAAGTTTTTAGGCAAAAGATTAACAGCCGTAATTTCTTACAAAGACATCGAAAACAGTCCGGAACGCACTTTTGTAGGCGTTATCACTGGAGTTGGTTTCAGTCAAGAAAGAATGAGTTTGGGAAATATCGTTTTGTCAGGTTACAGTCCAACAATTTTATTGGATGGAGCGCCACATATTCAGAGTTTTGGTGGAAGTCAGGCTGTAAATATGGGAATTATTGCTGAAGAAGTGATAAAACAAGGTTTAGATAAAAGCCGTTTTGATATCAGAATTGATACGAACGATTATTCTCAAATTATTTATAGCAGCCAATATGACGAAACGCATTACAATTATCTGGCGAGAATGGCAGAAGCGTATGGCGAACAGTTTTATTATGATGGAGAAGTTCTGCACTTTGGAAAACTTCCACCACAAAACCAAGCGATTAAATTAATTTACGGAAGCAGTGCCAACGACATAAAAGTCGAATTGAAAGCCGTTCATACAAAGCCACAATTCTACGGTTACAACAGCAATAGAAATGAAGTTTTAAAATCTGGTTCAACACCAATTCAACATGTTGGAGATTTAGCAAAAACAGCTTATCAACACAATGATACGATTTATAAAACGCCATCACTACAAGTTGCTCCCATAAAAGCAACCACTCATTTGGATGTTGAATATTCCCAAAAAAGCACTTCTGGAAGTGAGGCGGTGAATGTTTTTAATCTTTCAGGTTCTACAACCGTTCCATTTTTACATCCCGGATGCAGTGTAGATATTGAAATGCGAAAACCGGATACGAATGAGACTTCTTATTTCACAAGAATTATGGTGACAGAAACCACTCATGAAATTGATACCATCGGTCATTATACCGGAAGTTTTGCAGGAATTGCATCTGATACTGGCTTTTTACCCAAACCAGAATTCACCGTTCCTATCGCACAACCACAGATTGCGACAGTTATTTCAAACACCGATCCTGAAGGACAAGGTAGAGTTCAGGTAAGGTTTGATTGGCAAACGAACGACACCACACATTTTATCAGAATGATGAGTCCTGATGCGGGAGGAACCGATCAGATTACTCAGAACAGAGGTTATGTAGCGATTCCGGAAGTTGGCGATCAGGTGATGGTTAATTTTGTACACAATCACCCTGACCGACCTTTTGTAATGGGCGGAATGTTTCATGGGGGAACAGCTTTAGGAGGATTCGCAGACAATCGTGTAAAATCGATTATGACCCGAAGTGGGCATAAAGTAGTTTTCACAGAAGATGAAAGTATCATTATTACCGATAAATCGGGTAATGAAATTCATCTGGATACAACGGGAAGCAATATTAATATCACTGCTCCGGAGACAATGACTTTGAATTGTAAGAATATGTTTATTAACGTGTCTGAAAGTATGACTTCTTCAATCGGAAACAATCAGAGTACTACAGTTGGGCAAAACCAAAGCAATACAGTAGGAATGAACATTACCGAAATTGCGGGAGCTAACATTTGGCAAAATGCAACATTAGATTATAGCCTTAATGCAACAAATATTATGAAAACGGCGACTGAAAATTATACTTATGAAGCCAATGATATTCATAAAAATGCTACAGAAGGAATAGAGGTTGCAGCATCGAAGGATTATGTTCAGAATAGTGAGCAAACTGTTCACAATTTATCAGGAGAAAAAGGTTATAATGCATAA
- a CDS encoding 3-oxoacyl-ACP synthase III family protein has protein sequence MIKSTIKGIGFHVPDHVVTNDDLAKLMTTNDEWITERTGIKERRHRINRNDAQETTAYLGFRASEKALEKAGLTAKDIDYIVFATLSPDYYFPGCGVLLQDMLGCDTIGALDVRNQCSGFVYAMSVANAFIKSGTYKNILVVGAEVHSFGLDFSDEGRGVSVIFGDGAGAIVLSATEDENAGDILAMNMHSEGKYADELCTQFPGSKYGWSDRMRKEPENVTNKEVYPIMNGNFVFKHAVTRFPETMKEALDKAGKTIEDLDMFIPHQANLRIAQFVQQKFGLPDEKIHNNIQKYGNTTAASIPIALSEAIELGKIKRGDLVLLSAFGSGFTWGSILFEY, from the coding sequence ATGATTAAAAGTACAATAAAAGGGATCGGATTTCATGTTCCTGATCATGTGGTCACCAATGATGATTTAGCAAAACTAATGACCACCAATGATGAGTGGATTACCGAGCGTACCGGAATAAAAGAAAGAAGGCACAGGATTAACCGAAATGATGCTCAGGAAACTACGGCCTATCTTGGTTTCAGAGCTTCTGAAAAAGCTTTAGAAAAAGCTGGATTAACAGCAAAAGATATCGACTATATTGTTTTTGCTACCCTTTCTCCGGATTATTACTTTCCGGGATGTGGAGTTTTGCTTCAGGATATGTTGGGTTGTGATACCATTGGAGCTTTGGATGTAAGAAATCAGTGTTCAGGTTTTGTTTATGCAATGAGCGTTGCGAATGCTTTTATTAAATCGGGAACGTATAAAAATATTTTGGTTGTAGGCGCTGAAGTTCACTCTTTCGGACTTGATTTTTCTGATGAAGGAAGAGGTGTTTCTGTAATTTTCGGAGATGGAGCAGGAGCAATTGTACTTTCTGCAACGGAAGACGAAAATGCAGGTGATATTTTAGCAATGAATATGCATTCTGAAGGAAAATATGCGGATGAGTTGTGTACTCAGTTCCCGGGTTCAAAATATGGCTGGAGCGACCGAATGAGAAAAGAACCTGAAAATGTTACTAATAAAGAAGTTTATCCAATCATGAACGGTAATTTCGTTTTCAAACATGCCGTGACAAGATTTCCTGAAACCATGAAGGAAGCTTTAGACAAAGCAGGAAAAACGATTGAAGATTTGGATATGTTTATTCCGCATCAGGCGAATTTAAGAATTGCGCAGTTTGTACAGCAGAAATTTGGTTTACCGGACGAAAAAATCCATAATAATATTCAGAAATACGGAAATACAACGGCGGCTTCTATTCCGATTGCTTTAAGTGAAGCGATAGAATTAGGAAAAATAAAAAGAGGAGATTTGGTTCTTCTTTCGGCTTTTGGTAGCGGTTTTACTTGGGGAAGTATTTTGTTTGAATATTAA
- the tssD gene encoding type VI secretion system tube protein TssD: MAANSRGILKFNGSEGQKLLKLNYSVSRSTDVSGRVASDPSNALIKLTIEATEKSEILESLLNGKYKPTSGEITFNKSHEEGTLITLNWENGYVIQHEVDFDAVDENSMLISFIVSAEKINYGNSAYEGVWPGA; the protein is encoded by the coding sequence ATGGCAGCAAATTCAAGAGGAATCTTAAAATTCAACGGCAGCGAAGGTCAAAAATTATTAAAATTGAACTACAGCGTTTCTAGATCTACAGACGTTTCAGGTAGGGTAGCATCAGACCCTTCGAATGCATTAATTAAATTAACGATTGAGGCAACAGAAAAATCTGAAATCCTTGAATCATTATTAAACGGAAAATACAAGCCCACTTCCGGTGAAATTACATTCAACAAATCTCATGAAGAAGGAACTTTAATTACTTTAAACTGGGAAAACGGTTACGTTATTCAGCACGAAGTAGACTTCGACGCGGTAGACGAAAACTCAATGTTAATCAGTTTTATTGTAAGCGCTGAGAAAATCAACTATGGTAATTCTGCTTACGAAGGAGTTTGGCCGGGTGCATAA
- a CDS encoding bacteriophage T4 gp5 trimerisation domain-containing protein, producing MFINVSENMTTSVGMDQSDTIGMNRTQSIGLNATQSVGAMKMTSVIGDTSMFITGKLTEMIEGDVHSETMKERNEVSEGKITTQSTGTNEQHSEKIVQNNSGEKSNNY from the coding sequence ATGTTTATTAATGTATCTGAAAATATGACGACCAGTGTAGGAATGGATCAGTCTGATACTATTGGAATGAACAGAACCCAAAGTATAGGATTGAATGCTACCCAAAGTGTAGGTGCCATGAAAATGACTTCTGTAATTGGAGATACAAGTATGTTTATTACAGGAAAATTGACGGAAATGATTGAGGGAGATGTACATAGTGAGACCATGAAAGAGAGAAATGAAGTTAGCGAAGGAAAAATAACTACACAAAGTACAGGCACTAATGAGCAGCATTCCGAAAAAATTGTTCAGAATAATAGCGGTGAGAAAAGTAATAATTATTAA
- the tssD gene encoding type VI secretion system tube protein TssD, translating into MAANSRGILKFNGSEGQKLLKLNYSVSRSTDVSGRVASDPSNALIKLTIEATEKSEILESLLNGKYKPTSGEITFNKSHEEGTLITLNWENGYVIQHEVDFDAIDQNSMLISFVVSAEKINYGGAEYAGIWPGA; encoded by the coding sequence ATGGCAGCAAATTCAAGAGGAATCTTAAAATTCAACGGCAGCGAAGGACAAAAATTATTAAAGCTTAATTACAGCGTATCGAGATCTACAGACGTTTCAGGACGTGTAGCATCAGATCCTTCCAATGCACTTATCAAATTAACAATCGAAGCAACAGAAAAATCTGAAATTCTTGAAAGCTTGCTTAATGGTAAATACAAACCAACTTCGGGAGAAATTACTTTCAACAAATCTCATGAAGAAGGAACTTTGATTACCTTAAACTGGGAAAACGGTTACGTTATTCAGCACGAAGTAGATTTTGATGCAATAGATCAAAACTCTATGTTAATCAGCTTTGTAGTAAGTGCAGAAAAAATCAACTACGGTGGAGCTGAGTACGCAGGTATCTGGCCGGGAGCTTAA